A single window of Arcobacter venerupis DNA harbors:
- a CDS encoding RluA family pseudouridine synthase has translation MPYIKKEFKTIKGKKIEEFLQTLAIDLKLCLTLLEKGKITDENNKRLQKNQIIKSDFIYIVIFEPQTKGLKPIFDSFHFAIFDKPSGIMVHPSSHQLNIYTLLDEIKYHFGEKASLVHRIDAETSGLVLVAKNAFSDMVLKSMFEEKLYTKKYKALVDGEIKEELTINTAITNDTGLIKLKMKTDINGKESTTIIKPILYDEINNQTLIEAIPLTGRQHQIRVHLDSIGHTIIGDPLYGVNEKFADDFLKNNISLEKRVKITKAPRLMLQADYLEFEFLDVIYKFSSKQKFITI, from the coding sequence TTGCCATATATAAAAAAAGAGTTTAAAACAATAAAAGGGAAAAAAATTGAGGAGTTTTTGCAAACTCTAGCTATTGATTTAAAACTTTGTTTGACTCTTTTAGAAAAAGGCAAAATCACAGATGAAAACAATAAACGCCTACAAAAAAATCAAATTATAAAATCAGATTTTATTTATATAGTTATATTTGAGCCCCAAACAAAAGGTTTAAAACCGATTTTCGACTCTTTTCATTTTGCTATTTTTGATAAACCAAGTGGAATAATGGTTCATCCCTCTTCTCACCAACTAAATATTTATACCCTTTTAGATGAAATAAAATATCATTTTGGTGAAAAAGCCTCTTTGGTTCACCGAATCGATGCTGAAACTTCTGGTTTAGTATTGGTAGCTAAAAATGCCTTTAGTGATATGGTTTTAAAATCTATGTTTGAAGAAAAACTCTATACTAAAAAATATAAAGCTTTAGTAGATGGAGAAATAAAAGAAGAATTGACAATAAACACTGCAATCACAAATGATACTGGTTTAATAAAACTAAAAATGAAAACAGATATTAATGGAAAAGAGTCAACAACAATCATAAAACCAATCCTTTATGACGAAATAAATAATCAAACTTTAATAGAAGCGATTCCCTTAACAGGAAGACAACATCAAATTAGAGTTCATTTGGATTCTATTGGTCATACAATAATTGGAGATCCACTTTATGGAGTAAATGAAAAGTTTGCTGATGATTTTTTGAAAAATAACATTTCTTTAGAAAAAAGAGTAAAAATAACAAAAGCTCCAAGACTGATGCTTCAAGCCGATTATTTAGAATTTGAATTTTTAGATGTTATTTACAAATTTTCTTCAAAACAAAAATTTATCACTATTTAA
- a CDS encoding ADP-ribosylglycohydrolase family protein: MNTLSNENLKEKNIKGAFFAAIVGDALCLGTHYEYDAKKIYEAYGQKPIEKFMSPGEKMGGQTHGIGWGERNYHPGKSAGGTTDYGDYNIVILEHLVATSNPPRAFSVQDLIPHWMNRLENGWGSWICTMTKETYSQVKHGTKIENLGGISNAMAIRHVAAHAYYENEDELVDVARKAMFTHKDFSALGGGEFFARVTHRVLRGESPRDAIEEVAVLMGGFFEDKTKQAIAKYEEEANPQSQLSKEQFSDDLALTSMARLWDIGRSEPIKVGKASPTEGTLPGSIYFILKYANKEDGLKKALQANAMVGGDNASRAIAIGMVLGAYFGVDAIPQEWKETLTQWEYCEDLLDKLPLIKKLKEA, translated from the coding sequence ATGAATACACTATCAAATGAAAATTTAAAAGAAAAAAATATAAAAGGTGCTTTTTTTGCAGCAATAGTAGGTGATGCTTTATGTTTAGGAACACACTACGAATATGATGCTAAAAAAATCTATGAAGCTTATGGACAAAAACCAATAGAAAAGTTTATGAGTCCAGGTGAAAAAATGGGTGGACAAACCCACGGTATTGGTTGGGGTGAGAGAAACTATCATCCAGGAAAAAGTGCTGGTGGAACTACTGATTATGGTGATTACAATATAGTAATTCTTGAACACTTAGTTGCTACTTCAAATCCGCCTAGAGCTTTTAGCGTACAAGATTTAATTCCCCATTGGATGAATAGACTTGAAAATGGTTGGGGTTCTTGGATTTGTACTATGACAAAAGAAACATACTCACAAGTAAAACATGGAACAAAAATCGAAAACTTAGGTGGAATATCAAATGCCATGGCAATACGTCATGTTGCAGCTCATGCTTATTATGAAAATGAAGATGAGTTAGTTGATGTTGCAAGAAAAGCTATGTTTACACACAAGGACTTTTCAGCTCTTGGTGGTGGTGAGTTTTTTGCAAGGGTTACCCACAGAGTTTTGAGAGGTGAAAGTCCAAGAGATGCTATTGAAGAAGTTGCTGTTTTAATGGGTGGATTTTTTGAAGATAAAACAAAACAAGCAATAGCAAAATATGAAGAAGAAGCAAATCCTCAATCACAGCTTTCAAAAGAGCAATTTTCTGATGATTTAGCACTTACATCAATGGCTAGACTTTGGGATATTGGAAGAAGTGAACCAATAAAAGTAGGAAAAGCAAGTCCAACTGAAGGCACACTTCCAGGAAGTATTTATTTCATACTAAAATATGCAAACAAAGAAGATGGACTAAAAAAAGCCCTACAAGCAAATGCAATGGTTGGAGGTGATAATGCCTCAAGAGCAATTGCCATTGGTATGGTTTTAGGAGCATATTTTGGAGTTGATGCAATTCCACAAGAGTGGAAAGAAACATTAACTCAATGGGAATATTGTGAAGATTTATTGGATAAACTTCCTTTGATTAAGAAGTTGAAAGAAGCGTAA
- a CDS encoding hemerythrin domain-containing protein, with translation MSKLKAFDKSKHVLNNKVIDVLHKEFLEIYNSVEVTSNASIKSKATELLAHTKRHFMEEEKLMDRYNYSRSMEHKNEHNKVLAELQFFIDKSHSAFGMNILKSYYIEKIPYWFDYHLASMDSDLVAYLNNYNLRTKKLKQEVN, from the coding sequence ATGAGCAAGCTAAAAGCATTTGACAAAAGTAAACATGTGTTGAACAATAAAGTGATAGATGTCCTACATAAAGAATTCTTAGAAATTTATAATAGTGTAGAAGTTACATCAAACGCAAGTATTAAATCAAAAGCTACAGAACTACTTGCTCATACAAAAAGACACTTCATGGAAGAAGAAAAACTAATGGATAGATATAATTATTCAAGAAGTATGGAACATAAAAATGAGCACAATAAAGTTTTAGCTGAGCTACAATTTTTTATTGATAAATCTCATAGTGCATTTGGTATGAATATTTTAAAATCATATTACATAGAAAAAATCCCTTATTGGTTTGATTACCATTTAGCAAGTATGGATAGTGATTTAGTAGCATATTTAAATAACTATAATCTCAGAACAAAAAAATTAAAACAAGAAGTAAATTAA
- a CDS encoding LysE family transporter, whose translation MEFNVWLTMFLAAIAISVSPGAGAVVSMNYGLKYGLKKSYPAILGLQVGYLTQAFIVVIGLGAIIAKSVMIFTIIKWIGVAYLVYFGLSKIFEKVEIVDEKEHLNSYNAKKAFLNSSLINLTNIKATIFLVAFIPQFINPNESIFLQFLIISATLCAVDIFVMTGYSSLASKLRFLLKDVKAIKIQNRITGTLLILAAIFMSNAKRV comes from the coding sequence ATGGAATTTAATGTTTGGTTAACTATGTTTTTAGCAGCAATTGCAATTTCTGTTTCACCTGGAGCTGGTGCAGTTGTTTCTATGAATTATGGATTAAAATATGGTCTTAAAAAATCTTATCCAGCAATTTTAGGATTACAAGTTGGATACCTAACACAAGCTTTTATAGTAGTTATTGGATTAGGAGCGATTATTGCTAAATCAGTTATGATTTTTACTATTATAAAATGGATAGGTGTTGCATATTTAGTCTATTTTGGATTAAGCAAAATTTTTGAAAAAGTTGAAATAGTGGATGAAAAAGAACATCTAAATTCATATAATGCAAAAAAAGCTTTTTTGAATTCAAGTTTAATTAATCTAACAAATATTAAGGCAACGATTTTTCTTGTAGCATTTATTCCTCAATTTATAAATCCAAATGAATCAATATTTTTACAATTTTTAATTATTTCTGCAACTTTATGTGCTGTAGATATATTTGTAATGACAGGCTATTCTTCACTTGCTTCAAAGTTGAGATTTTTACTAAAAGATGTAAAAGCAATAAAAATACAAAATAGAATTACGGGAACTTTACTTATATTAGCTGCAATTTTTATGTCAAATGCAAAAAGAGTTTAA
- the sfsA gene encoding DNA/RNA nuclease SfsA, translated as MQFEKLIKGKLVKRYKRFLADIILDNGDEITAHVPNSGAMTSCIEENCDVWVTFHDNPKRKLKYTLELTKMSENLICTNTGVANKIAIEAIQNGVIKELQDYESLKPEQKYGQNSRIDILLENENEKCYVEVKSVSLKIDDYLAFPDAVTSRGTKHLNELAQMVKDGHRAVMLYVIQRSDNLPFRLACEIDKKYCEAFKEVIKFGVEVLVYHSYINLEQIYIEKATTIKSF; from the coding sequence ATGCAATTTGAGAAATTAATAAAAGGTAAATTAGTAAAAAGATATAAAAGATTTTTAGCAGATATTATTTTAGATAATGGTGATGAAATTACAGCTCATGTTCCAAATAGTGGAGCGATGACTTCTTGTATAGAAGAAAATTGTGATGTTTGGGTTACTTTTCATGATAACCCAAAAAGAAAACTAAAATATACTTTGGAACTCACAAAAATGAGTGAAAATCTAATCTGCACAAATACAGGAGTTGCGAATAAAATAGCAATTGAAGCTATCCAAAATGGCGTGATAAAAGAACTTCAAGATTATGAAAGTTTAAAACCAGAACAAAAATATGGACAAAATAGCAGAATTGATATTTTATTAGAAAATGAAAATGAAAAATGTTATGTAGAAGTAAAAAGTGTAAGTTTAAAAATAGACGATTATTTAGCTTTTCCAGATGCTGTAACTTCAAGGGGAACAAAACACTTAAATGAATTAGCTCAAATGGTAAAAGATGGTCATCGAGCTGTGATGTTATATGTTATTCAAAGAAGTGATAATTTACCTTTTAGATTAGCTTGTGAAATTGATAAAAAATATTGTGAAGCCTTTAAAGAAGTGATTAAATTTGGAGTTGAAGTATTAGTTTATCACTCATACATAAATTTAGAACAAATTTATATAGAAAAAGCCACAACTATCAAATCATTTTGA
- a CDS encoding lysophospholipid acyltransferase family protein gives MNLKQISIAIYATYLTNKYGFKLKKAKSSEEKKALRIEYSQVLLSKLNISVEVLNKEKLPKDGNYLLISNHRSIIDPLIVELALKESLIHGFWVSKKELFNSFFFGTFTRNADAILLDREASNMSSFFKETKEVVKKGYSIFVFPEGTRNKTSNPISTFKEGAKLMALKNRIDILPVFIKTNANQVLKEAIEKRTKNLKIEIEIGDIIDYKDKEPLEEIYKKQFIK, from the coding sequence TTGAACTTAAAACAAATTAGCATTGCAATATATGCAACTTACTTAACAAACAAATATGGCTTTAAATTAAAAAAAGCCAAATCTTCGGAAGAAAAAAAAGCCTTAAGAATTGAATATTCTCAAGTACTTTTATCAAAATTAAATATCAGCGTTGAAGTTTTAAATAAAGAAAAACTTCCAAAAGATGGAAACTATTTACTAATATCAAATCATAGAAGTATTATTGATCCACTTATTGTTGAACTTGCTTTAAAAGAGTCTTTGATTCATGGTTTCTGGGTATCAAAAAAAGAACTTTTTAACTCTTTTTTCTTTGGTACTTTTACAAGAAATGCAGATGCAATTTTATTAGATAGAGAAGCTTCTAATATGAGCTCTTTTTTCAAAGAGACAAAAGAAGTAGTAAAAAAAGGCTATTCAATCTTTGTTTTTCCAGAAGGAACAAGAAATAAAACCTCTAATCCTATCAGTACTTTTAAAGAAGGTGCAAAACTAATGGCATTAAAAAATAGAATTGATATTTTGCCAGTTTTTATAAAAACTAATGCAAATCAAGTTTTAAAAGAAGCAATAGAAAAAAGAACAAAAAATTTAAAAATTGAGATTGAAATTGGCGATATAATTGATTATAAAGATAAAGAACCACTTGAAGAGATTTATAAAAAACAATTTATAAAATAA
- a CDS encoding YgaP-like transmembrane domain, translating to MNIFDKIRSFCRPFRVVIGLILIIIGFITGNAWFYLGVIPLVIGIVGFCPVCIISKKCTPKVK from the coding sequence ATGAACATATTTGATAAAATAAGAAGTTTTTGTAGACCATTTAGAGTTGTTATAGGTTTAATATTAATTATAATTGGATTTATAACAGGAAATGCTTGGTTTTATTTAGGAGTAATTCCACTTGTAATTGGAATTGTAGGTTTTTGTCCTGTGTGTATTATTAGTAAAAAGTGTACGCCAAAAGTAAAATAA
- a CDS encoding M99 family carboxypeptidase catalytic domain-containing protein — MRTIIVFFIFIVELFASNTPFDLYKKEGEIKGHTLLIIGGIHGDEPGGYFAPAFLEKYYKIKSGNLWIIPNLNTDSIMADNRGIYGDMNRKFSSVDKNDNDFETVTKIKKIILDKKVDLILNLHDGHGFYRNKYENAIFNPNAWGQATIIDQEKINGLEKFGNLDELANKVTSILNNDSLFQEYHSFGVKNTETKFKDEQMQLSLTYFAVTNNKPAMAIETSKNITELTYKVIYQLKSIEEFMKIMDIKFERDFDINNYEQVKNKIYDFGKVTINNNISFDLTDIKSNMRFVPLKKNDNKFDFTHSLARVKNSDNKYEIYIGNIKVCDLYPQIFDLSTTKEKIKILIDGKELETSFANIVDIKNDFKILKSDFRVNIIGFSKNGVDSEDDILIKKSDIQDNYSIDNSNNKYRVEFYKDGKFYGMIILNFIADKK; from the coding sequence ATGAGAACTATTATTGTTTTTTTTATTTTTATTGTTGAACTTTTTGCTTCAAATACACCTTTTGATTTATATAAAAAAGAAGGAGAGATTAAAGGTCATACGCTTTTAATTATTGGTGGAATTCATGGTGATGAACCAGGTGGATATTTTGCACCTGCATTTTTAGAAAAATATTACAAAATTAAATCAGGGAATTTATGGATAATTCCAAATTTAAATACTGATAGTATTATGGCAGATAACAGAGGGATTTATGGTGATATGAACCGAAAATTTAGTTCTGTTGATAAAAATGATAATGATTTTGAAACTGTAACAAAAATAAAAAAAATAATTCTCGATAAAAAAGTAGATTTGATATTAAATCTACATGATGGACATGGTTTTTATAGAAATAAATATGAAAATGCTATTTTTAATCCAAATGCTTGGGGACAAGCAACTATCATTGACCAAGAAAAAATAAATGGACTTGAAAAGTTTGGTAATTTAGATGAACTTGCAAATAAAGTAACTTCTATATTAAATAACGATAGTCTATTTCAAGAATATCACTCTTTTGGGGTAAAAAATACTGAAACAAAATTTAAAGATGAGCAAATGCAACTATCTTTAACATATTTTGCAGTAACAAATAATAAACCAGCAATGGCTATAGAAACTAGCAAAAACATAACGGAATTAACATATAAAGTAATCTATCAGTTAAAATCTATTGAAGAGTTTATGAAAATTATGGATATTAAATTTGAAAGAGATTTTGACATAAATAATTATGAACAAGTAAAAAACAAAATCTATGATTTTGGAAAAGTTACAATAAATAATAATATATCTTTTGATTTAACAGATATTAAAAGTAATATGAGATTTGTTCCTTTGAAAAAAAATGATAATAAATTTGATTTTACACATAGTTTAGCAAGAGTTAAAAATAGTGATAATAAATATGAGATTTATATAGGAAACATAAAAGTTTGTGATTTATATCCTCAAATATTTGATTTATCAACTACAAAAGAAAAAATAAAAATATTAATTGATGGAAAAGAGCTTGAAACTTCATTTGCAAATATAGTAGATATAAAAAATGATTTTAAAATTCTTAAATCAGATTTTAGAGTAAATATTATTGGCTTTAGTAAAAATGGTGTTGATAGTGAAGATGATATTTTAATCAAAAAAAGTGATATTCAAGACAATTATTCAATAGATAATAGTAATAATAAATATAGAGTAGAGTTTTATAAAGATGGTAAATTTTATGGAATGATTATTTTAAATTTTATAGCAGATAAGAAATAA